The Natrarchaeobius halalkaliphilus genomic sequence CGAAGCCGACGTTCGCAAGGTCCAGTTCCGGCGAAAGCGGACGTTCGACGCCGGTGCGACCCCGGGACTCGACGACTTCGAACGGCCGGAGCTCAAGTCGGTCTCGGACGCGCTGGTCGGAGATCTCCAGAATATCTCCGAGCGAAAGGAGCGAAAACAGGACCGAGTTCACGAGCTCGAAAACGAACTCGAGAAAAAAGAACGGCGCATCGAGACGATAGAGAACGAACTCGAGTCGGCCCGGGACGTCTCGAACGCGGCGCGACAGATGGCCGACGCGCTGCAAAACACGAACACGGTGCAATCACACCTGCCTGGTACCGACGAGGAGCTTCGTCGGCTCCACGACGAGGTCGTCGAGCTGGAGGCCGAACGTAACGAACTCGCGAACGAACTCGAAGATCGGGAGGGACGGATCGAGGCGCTCGAAACGGAACGCGACGAACTCGAGGCCGACCTCGCGGACCGAGAAGCGAGAATCGAGACGCTCGAGACCGAACGGGATTCGCGCCTCCGGGACGTCAAGCGGTTTCGAAACGAAACCAAGCGGCTTCGACGTCGAATCCGCGACCTCGAAGCCGAAGACGATTCCGACGACACCTCGGATGCGGATCCGATCGTCCAGGGAGACGGCGAGGAGTACGAGTTCGGATACGCGAACGTCGAGGAGCCGGCGGACCGATCCGACATCGTCGTCGCGAGCGACGGCGACGAGTTCGTCGAACACCTGGAAACGGCGGGTCTCGTCGACCGGGTAGAACGGGCGAGCGACCGATCCCAGTGTTCACTCGCGACGGCTTCGCACGTTCTCGTCACCCTTTCCCGAGAGGGGCCACTCGAGGCGTACGATCTCGCCGCTCGCGTCGAGCGGTCGACGGTCGCCGTCCAGAGTGTGCTCTCGGAGCTGCGAAGCGAGTCGATCCTCGAGAGAGCCGGCGCGCGACGCTACGATCTCACCGACGACGCCCGTCCGAAGCTTGCGCCGGCGGTGGACGATCGAGCCGAAGCCGATCTCGAGTGAGCGATTTCGGGCGAACAGCCCGTATCCGCACTATCGTCGTCGGAGTTCGCTTCCAACCGCCTCGATCGTCGACGGCTCGATGTGCTGGTGAACCGGCAGCGTCAACACATCTCGAGAGAGTCGTCTCGCCGTCTCGTACGCCGGTTCCTCGACGACCGACGACGACAGACGCGGCCAGGTATGGACGCCGCCGATACCGCACTGCTCGAGCTCCGCGAGGAACGCTTCGGGACGATCGGTTCGAACGGGAAACACCTGCGGACAGATTCCCTCGGGGAGCGATTCGTATACGAGTTCGACGTCGTCCCTGTCGGTCAGGAGAGTTCGCCAGCGACGATAGTTCTCCCGACGAGTCCTGCGAATTCCGATCGGATCCGCGTCTTCGACGACGCGGTAGGACAGTTTCGACATGCGGGTTTTTCGTCGCTCGTATCGCTTCTGGGGGGTGCCGACCGAGGGCGACCCTCCGCGGCCGCTGACGATGGCACTGATCGACTGGCGGACGGTTCCGTCCGCGTCGAAAACGTCGTCGAGGATCGACTTCGCGACGAACCGGATGTCGGTCCGATCGAGACCGTCCTGGATGCCCGCGAGCGACGACGGTTCATAACGGTCGGCCACGTCGTCGTCGTTGCAATAGAGAAGGGCGCCGTCGGGGACGGGAAACAGCTTCCACAGGCTCGTTATTCCGAGATGACCCCGGGTTCCGAGAAGGGTTCCGTCGTCGACGCTGAGTGGGGCGTGTGCGTTGTCGTCGACGTGGTAACAGTCGTACTCGGAAACGAGGTCGGACAGCTCCGAGAGTCCGGGCTGTGGAAAGCCGAAGTAGTTGACCGAGAGGACGGCGACGGTGTTCGTGTCGATCCGTGCTTCGACGTCACCGAAATCGGGAGCCAGCGTCGATCGGATCCGGTAGTACCGCGGTTCCAGTCCGAGTTCGATAAGCGGCTCGACGACACCGTCAGGGAGGTACGCGGGAACGAGGACGTTTTCTCCCGGTTCGACGAGGTCGGACAGTCCGTCGCGGAGTGCAGCCTTTCCCGAGCCGTAGTAGGTATACGCTCGAGTGTGACCGTCGACGAACTGTTCGATCCCGGTCGGCCGCTCGCTCGAGAGCGACGAGACGAACAGCGATGGCGTGCCACTGATCATCCGTCCGAGACGAGCGACCGGTTCCTGTTCATCGAGACGCGCATCACCGAATTCTCGTCGAGACCGACCTTAGTGATGCGGGGGATACGATACCGGATCGCTGGGCAACGGAGCCATACAGTCCCAGCGGTCCCACAGGAGCGATGACGCGGCGATAGCTGACCGGCGTGAAGTCCCGCCTTACAGCGGCCCAAGCAGTTGCATAACAAAGCACGGAGGGAGAAAGCGCTTGCTCATGGTGAATACGACCGACGAAACCGATCTTAGTCTGCTCGTCGTCGGGATCGATGCCGGCTGTCTGCCGGTACTCGAGCCGCTGTTCGACTCGGGAACGACCCCCGCTCTCGAGCGTCTGTTCGAAACCGGCTCGAGCGGCCCTCTCGAGTCCCAGGTCCCGCCGTGGACGGCCAGCGCCTGGCCGTCGATGTACACCGGAAAGAACCCGGGAAAACACGGCGTCTACGACTTTCTCTCGTTCGACGGCTACGACTGGAACGTGGTGAACGCGACGCACGTCAGGGAGCGCTCGATCTGGGAACTGCTGAGCGAACACGGGTTCTCGAGCGTCGTCGTCAACGTTCCCGTCACGCATCCTGCACGCGAATTCGAGGGCGCATTGATTCCGGGTATGACCGCACCCGAAGACCCCGACTGTCATCCCGACGGTATTCTCGAAGACGTCATACGTTCCTGTGGCGGCTATCACGTCTATCCCCAGAGTACGTCCGAGCCGGACCGATCGATCGAGGGATACGAACAAACGGTCGAGAAGCGGGGATCGGCGTTTCGCTACCTCTGTCGACGGATGCAACCCGAGTTCGGCTTCCTCCAGTTTCAACAGACCGACAGCGTCTTTCACGAGCGCCCCGGGGACAAGACGGCTATCGAGGCGGTTTACCGCGCTGTCGATCGGGAGATCGAAGCGACGATCGAAGAGACCGATCCGGAGAACGTTCTGGTCGTCAGCGACCACGGTATGGGAACGGTCTCCGGTCCGGAATTTCGGGTCAACGAGCATCTCCGTGAGAACGGCTACCTGAAGGGACAGAGCGGTGGCGAGGGAATGCCCGACTGGTCTCGCGCCTGGGAAAACGACCTTCTCGAGGGAGAAAACGCCGGAGAACACGAGGAAAGCACCCTCGAAACGATTCTGAGCGTCGCTGCGAAGGCCGGGCTCACGACACAACGGATCGCGAGCGCACTCGACCGGGTCGGTCTGAAAGAACCGATCGGACGTCGGATTCCGAACGACGCGATTCGAGCCGCCAGCGAGCAGGTCGATTTCCCCAATTCGCGAGTTTACATGCGCTCGAAGAGCGAACTCGGCGTCCGGATCAATCTCGAGGGACGTGAGCCGTCCGGAACCGTCCCGCCGTCGGAGTACGATGCCGTTCGCGACCGGGTCATCGACGAATTATCCGCGATCCGAACTCCCGAAGGCGAACCCGTGTTCGAGGCGGTCGAACCGCGAGAGAACCACTTCGATGGCCCGTACGTCGACGAAGGCCCCGATATCGTGACGGTTCCGGCGGCGTTCGACACCGCGGTCGTCGCGGATCTCGGTACGGAGCCCTTCGGGGAGCCACTGGAGCCGTGGAATCACAAACGGACTGGTGCCATGGCGGCGACCGGACCGGCCTTCGACGAACGGACACCGCTCGAGGAGGCGTCGATCTTCGACATCGCACCGACGATCTGTTCGGTGTTCGACGTTCCGGTCGACAGCGCCTTCGACGGCGAGACGTTGCCGATCGTCGACGAGAGCAGCGAAACGACGTATCCGGCGTACGAACCGACACCGATCACGGCGACGGACGATCGAGCAGTCGAGGATCGACTCACCGATCTCGGATACCTATGAGCATCGAGATCGACGTCTTCAATCCGCGAACCGACGGCGACGAGTGGAACCGCTACGTCGAACGCTCGGCCGGAGCGAACCCGTTTTTTCGAGCTGAAGCGCTTCGATTACAGGCCGAAGAGACGGGGACGAGACCACACTTACTGGTCGGGTTCAAGGGTCAGGAGGCCGTCGGAATCTTTCCCGTCTTCGAGTTCCACAAAGGACCGCTGACGGGTGCGTTCTCCCCCGCACCGCGGTCGTGGTCGTGTTACCTCGGACCGTCGGTGTTGAACCTCGAGAAACTCAAACAGCGAAAGGCCGATCGCCGAATCAAACGGTTTCTCGAGGGCAGTCTCGAGTGGATCGATGAGAACATTTCGCCCCAGTACTGCAAGTTCGTCGCGGCGGAGTTCGACGACGTCCGACCGTTCGTCTGGAAGGAGTACGACGTCACGCCGGGGTACACCTACATTATCGATCTCGAGGGAAGTGCGAACGAGTTGCTCGAGCGTTTTAGCAGCGATGCTCGGAGTAACGTTCGAAACGCAGATGACGGATCGTACGTCATCGAAGAGGGTACCGGAGACGACGTCGAGCGGATCATCGAGCAGGTCTCGAACCGCTATGAGAGTCAGGGACGGGCATTTCACCTGCGCCCGGAGTTCGTACGATCGGTCCACAGCACGCTACCGGACGGAGCGATCCGACCGTACGTCTGTCGCGGCGGCGGCGACTTCCTGGGCGGGATCCTCGTCGTCGAATCCGAAACGACCCGCTACCGGTGGCAAGGAGGGGTCAAACCCGATATCGACGTCGATCTTCCGATCAACGACCTGCTCGACTGGCACGTCATGCGCGACGGTCTGGAACGTGGTCTCGAGCGGTACGATCTCGTCGGCGCGGGCGTTCCGAGCATCAACCGGTACAAAGCGAAGTTCAACCCGCGCCTCGAGACGCACTACGAGATCACGTCCGGCGCGTTCGGACTCGATCTGGTGATCGATCGGTACCGGAAACTCCGGTGAGGATCAGCTGATCCAGTACTTCGACTTGCGAGCGTCTTCCAGGGAAACTCGACTCGTGACGAGAGCCGACTCCTCGAGTTTCCTGAGCGCGTATCGAACCGTTCGAGCGCAGAGGCGCGACTCCGTTGCGATCTCTTCTTGGGTCATCACCCCCTCGTACTCGAGGACCTTGTAGACGAGTTTTGCACTGGGAGAGAGCTCCGAAATCGAACTGCAACAGTCACCATCGCTGGCGATATCGGGGTCCTGGTCGGTTGCACTCATGTGGATCTTCGTTCGAAGTCACCACTCAGGGACGGATATACGCTCGAGACAGTTCAAAAATATAGGCGGGCACTAACGGCCGGAGAGCGCATCCCTGTATTCGAACGACAGACCGGACTCGGTGTGACCATCTCGGGCGGGTCCCTACCGCACGTCCTCGGGAATGAAGTCGGACGTTTTCATCTCACGGTACGTCGAACACTCCGGACAGGCGTGGACGACGTCACGGTTGTCACCGAACACGCGAGAGAACTGGCGCGTCACCTGATTACCGCAGCTGACACATCGTGGGGTGTTCGTTTGCTGACTGGACGTCATCGGCGTCCACTTCGCGTCGGATGGTTCCGTCGACATCATCAGCCCGTAGCGACAGAACGGTATTTACTATAGACTGCATAACTCGTTTCAGTCCGGTTAGTCTCTAATTTCTGCCGTGATAGTCGTGATACCGTGACGCTCTATATATCGAGAGTATTACCGTCATCTCCGGGCGAAATTCAATATTTCTGTTCAGAAACATCTCGTTTTTTGCCTCGATTCGCCGGTAAGAGACGGCGGTGGGTAGACGCACACGAGGTGGACTGGGTCGCCGGCGGATCACCCGATCCAGAACCAACGGAGCGACCGGACGATCCCAGCGTGCGTTCATCGCGATCCGGACGAGTCTGAGCGGGTTCCCGCGAGTGGGCAGTAGTTGCGATATATTTATCCGCCGAATCGCTGTACGCAACCTCATGAAGGCAATCGTTCTCGCGGCAGGAGAGGGGACGAGAATCCGTCCGCTCTCTGCGTCAGTGCCGAAGCCGATGTTACCCGTCGCGGACCGTCCGCTCGTGGCACACACCGTCGACGCCGCCATCGACGCCGGAGCCGACGAAATCGTTCTCGTCGTCGGCTACGAACACGAAACGGTTCAGGCGCACTTCGGCTCGAGCCATCGGGGCGTCCCGGTGAGCTACGCCCGTCAGACCGAGCAGGCCGGGACCGCTCACGCGGTCAACACTGCCCGTCGTCACATCGACGGCGAGTTCGCCGTGCTCAACGGCGACAATCTCTACGAACCCGCCGCGATCGAGCGGCTGTTCGAGGCGCGTCCGGCAGTGTGTGCCGTCGAAGTCGCCTCCCCTCGAAACTACGGCGTTCTGAGCACCGCCGACGGAACGGTTACCGACATCGTCGAGAAGCCGGCAGATCCGCCCACGAATCTCGCCAACGCCGGCGCGTACGCCTTCCCTGCCGACGCGAAAGAATGGCTCGAGGTGCCAGCCAGCGAGCGCGGGGAACACGAGATTACGGACGTCCTCTCGCGAGTTATCGACGAGTTTTCGGTGACGCCGATCACGACGAAGCGGTGGATGGACGTCGGTCGTCCGTGGGAACTCCTCGAGGCGAACGAGTGGAAACTGCAGACGCTCGAGCCCCGGATCGACGGTGAGGTGAGCGACACCGCCGTTCTCGAGGGGACCGTCGTCGTCGAGGATGGGGCAACGGTCAACTCCGGCGTCACTATCGAGGGACCGGCGCTGATCCGTTCAGGCGCAAGTGTCGGCCCGAACGCGTACGTACGCGGTGCGACGCTGATCGACGAAGGCGCGAGCGTCGGCCACGCCGTCGAAGTGAAAAACAGCGTTCTCTCGGCGGGAGCGACCGTCGGACATCTCTCGTACGTCGGTGATAGCGTCCTCGGTCGGGACGTCAACTTCGGTGCCGGGACGACCGTCGCCAACCTTCGACACGACGACGACGACGTCCGATTTACAGTCAAAGGTGAACGCGTCTCGACCGGCCGACGAAAGTTCGGCGTCGTCGCCGGAGACGGGGTCAAAACGGGGATCAATACCAGCTTGACTCCCGGCCTAAAACTCGAGACGGGCGCGACGACCGTCCCCGGCGAAGTCGTCGACCGAGACCGGGAACCGTAGCAGTCAGGTACTATCTTTATATAATCGTGAACAGCTAGTTAATCTGGAGGGTGTCGATCGGTATCGCACCACGACTCGATCACTGTTTCCCTCCACATTTCGACGGATCCGAGTTCGGGTCACACCCGTCGGATCGCACGGATGCTGGGCTACGGGGGTGGCCCCGTATCCGACGAATCCGCGGACTCGTACTCGGTTCCGGATCGACGTCAAGCCGGACGTTCGATCCGATCACCTATTCGACGGTGACGCTCTTGGCGAGATTTCGCGGCTTATCGATCGGGCGATCCAGCAAGGACGCCGCGTGGTAGGAGACGAGCTGAAGTTGAACGTTTGCGAACAATCCTGCGAGGGTCGAATTCGTCTCTGGAATCTCGAGGTGACCGTCCGCGATCTCGAGCGCTTCGTGACCGGCCGGACAGACCGCGACGACCGGTGCGCCGCGGGTCTGTGCCTCCGACGCGTTTTTGAGGGTTTTTTCGTCCTCTTCGCCGGTGAAAACCGCGAACACCGGCGTCTCCGGCGTGACCAGTGCGAGCGGTCCGTGTTTGAGTTCACCCGAGGCGAACCCTTCTGCGTGTTCGTAGGTGATTTCTTTGAACTTCAAGGCTCCCTCGAGGGCGACCGGAAAGCCCAGT encodes the following:
- a CDS encoding MarR family transcriptional regulator; this encodes MSATDQDPDIASDGDCCSSISELSPSAKLVYKVLEYEGVMTQEEIATESRLCARTVRYALRKLEESALVTSRVSLEDARKSKYWIS
- the glmU gene encoding bifunctional sugar-1-phosphate nucleotidylyltransferase/acetyltransferase — its product is MKAIVLAAGEGTRIRPLSASVPKPMLPVADRPLVAHTVDAAIDAGADEIVLVVGYEHETVQAHFGSSHRGVPVSYARQTEQAGTAHAVNTARRHIDGEFAVLNGDNLYEPAAIERLFEARPAVCAVEVASPRNYGVLSTADGTVTDIVEKPADPPTNLANAGAYAFPADAKEWLEVPASERGEHEITDVLSRVIDEFSVTPITTKRWMDVGRPWELLEANEWKLQTLEPRIDGEVSDTAVLEGTVVVEDGATVNSGVTIEGPALIRSGASVGPNAYVRGATLIDEGASVGHAVEVKNSVLSAGATVGHLSYVGDSVLGRDVNFGAGTTVANLRHDDDDVRFTVKGERVSTGRRKFGVVAGDGVKTGINTSLTPGLKLETGATTVPGEVVDRDREP
- a CDS encoding DUF7563 family protein, whose translation is MSTEPSDAKWTPMTSSQQTNTPRCVSCGNQVTRQFSRVFGDNRDVVHACPECSTYREMKTSDFIPEDVR
- a CDS encoding helicase HerA domain-containing protein, yielding MLVSDQREIVVGNRADGTELSLPVIELLTGRGFATGKSGSGKSNTASVIAEELLESGFPLLIVDTDGEYYGLKEEYEMLHAGADEECDIQIGPEHAEQMAALALEENVPVILDVSGYLDEDVANELIREIARQLFVKEKKLKKPFLLVVEEVHEYIPEGGGVGETGKLLIKIGKRGRKHGLGILGISQRPADVKKDFITQANWLVWHRLTWENDTKVVGRIIDTEYAELVSELDDGQAFVQTDWNEADVRKVQFRRKRTFDAGATPGLDDFERPELKSVSDALVGDLQNISERKERKQDRVHELENELEKKERRIETIENELESARDVSNAARQMADALQNTNTVQSHLPGTDEELRRLHDEVVELEAERNELANELEDREGRIEALETERDELEADLADREARIETLETERDSRLRDVKRFRNETKRLRRRIRDLEAEDDSDDTSDADPIVQGDGEEYEFGYANVEEPADRSDIVVASDGDEFVEHLETAGLVDRVERASDRSQCSLATASHVLVTLSREGPLEAYDLAARVERSTVAVQSVLSELRSESILERAGARRYDLTDDARPKLAPAVDDRAEADLE
- a CDS encoding DegT/DnrJ/EryC1/StrS family aminotransferase, yielding MISGTPSLFVSSLSSERPTGIEQFVDGHTRAYTYYGSGKAALRDGLSDLVEPGENVLVPAYLPDGVVEPLIELGLEPRYYRIRSTLAPDFGDVEARIDTNTVAVLSVNYFGFPQPGLSELSDLVSEYDCYHVDDNAHAPLSVDDGTLLGTRGHLGITSLWKLFPVPDGALLYCNDDDVADRYEPSSLAGIQDGLDRTDIRFVAKSILDDVFDADGTVRQSISAIVSGRGGSPSVGTPQKRYERRKTRMSKLSYRVVEDADPIGIRRTRRENYRRWRTLLTDRDDVELVYESLPEGICPQVFPVRTDRPEAFLAELEQCGIGGVHTWPRLSSSVVEEPAYETARRLSRDVLTLPVHQHIEPSTIEAVGSELRRR
- a CDS encoding alkaline phosphatase family protein, which gives rise to MVNTTDETDLSLLVVGIDAGCLPVLEPLFDSGTTPALERLFETGSSGPLESQVPPWTASAWPSMYTGKNPGKHGVYDFLSFDGYDWNVVNATHVRERSIWELLSEHGFSSVVVNVPVTHPAREFEGALIPGMTAPEDPDCHPDGILEDVIRSCGGYHVYPQSTSEPDRSIEGYEQTVEKRGSAFRYLCRRMQPEFGFLQFQQTDSVFHERPGDKTAIEAVYRAVDREIEATIEETDPENVLVVSDHGMGTVSGPEFRVNEHLRENGYLKGQSGGEGMPDWSRAWENDLLEGENAGEHEESTLETILSVAAKAGLTTQRIASALDRVGLKEPIGRRIPNDAIRAASEQVDFPNSRVYMRSKSELGVRINLEGREPSGTVPPSEYDAVRDRVIDELSAIRTPEGEPVFEAVEPRENHFDGPYVDEGPDIVTVPAAFDTAVVADLGTEPFGEPLEPWNHKRTGAMAATGPAFDERTPLEEASIFDIAPTICSVFDVPVDSAFDGETLPIVDESSETTYPAYEPTPITATDDRAVEDRLTDLGYL
- a CDS encoding lipid II:glycine glycyltransferase FemX yields the protein MSIEIDVFNPRTDGDEWNRYVERSAGANPFFRAEALRLQAEETGTRPHLLVGFKGQEAVGIFPVFEFHKGPLTGAFSPAPRSWSCYLGPSVLNLEKLKQRKADRRIKRFLEGSLEWIDENISPQYCKFVAAEFDDVRPFVWKEYDVTPGYTYIIDLEGSANELLERFSSDARSNVRNADDGSYVIEEGTGDDVERIIEQVSNRYESQGRAFHLRPEFVRSVHSTLPDGAIRPYVCRGGGDFLGGILVVESETTRYRWQGGVKPDIDVDLPINDLLDWHVMRDGLERGLERYDLVGAGVPSINRYKAKFNPRLETHYEITSGAFGLDLVIDRYRKLR